ATCGGCGCGGTCGAGGCCGTGCGCCGGGCCACCGGAGCGCGCGCCGCGATTCATCCCGCCGACGCCGAACTGCTGGGCGCGCTCAAGGCCGACGAGTCGCTTGCCGACGGCGCGACGCTCAGCTTCGACGGGCATACGCTGCGGGTGTTCCACACGCCCGGACATACCGCAGGCCAGGTCTGCTTCATGCTCGACGACGGTCGCGCGATCGTCGGCGACACGATCTTCGAGGGCGGGCCGGGCAAGACCTGGAGCGCAGAGGGCTTTCGCACCACGCTGCACACGCTGAGCAGCGTCGTCCTGGCGTGGCCCGACGACACCGTGTGCTACCC
The sequence above is a segment of the Herpetosiphonaceae bacterium genome. Coding sequences within it:
- a CDS encoding MBL fold metallo-hydrolase, which produces MTQVRISALPVGSYQANCYLLEIPESQRCIVVDPGAEPDKILDQIGRREVAAILLTHGHHDHIGAVEAVRRATGARAAIHPADAELLGALKADESLADGATLSFDGHTLRVFHTPGHTAGQVCFMLDDGRAIVGDTIFEGGPGKTWSAEGFRTTLHTLSSVVLAWPDDTVCYPGHGTPYRLGDIRPQVEAFLARQHPARFHGDATWE